One region of Terricaulis silvestris genomic DNA includes:
- a CDS encoding FGGY-family carbohydrate kinase produces MAGDCVLVLDVGKSNTKLTLWTAAGRRLAGRVRPNSSVRAPTHAALDVEGIESWLEGSLAELSEIADVGFIVPVAHGAAAALLDGDQLALPPACYEEFPPPPLYAEYDALRDPFVDTGSPRFPEGLNLGAQLYRLETLAPQIWPSAGVLVTYPQYWAWRLSGIASTEVTSLGCHSDLWRPFERRFSNLAVKRGWAERFAPLRDAREILGPITREWAHRTGLPSDCQVLCGVHDSNAAFHGARAHSELAGRDVTVISTGTWFVAMRAPAPESPFDPGRLCPERDTLLNVDIDGNPAPSARFMGGREVEFLVGGDDSPLRAPDFVRDVAPKAICDVLVSGSMIAPTFARGVGPFPKREGRWEGPELKGAARRAAVGLYLALVADASLSLIGACDAIVVEGRFAEDASFIGMLASLRSDADVYITTSNDALAFGAQRLVNDALTPPEALKKASPLPYEVGAYASRWKHALVGGRERA; encoded by the coding sequence ATGGCCGGGGACTGCGTGCTCGTCCTCGACGTGGGTAAGAGCAACACGAAGCTCACCCTTTGGACCGCAGCGGGACGCCGTCTGGCAGGTCGCGTTCGGCCAAATTCGAGCGTGCGGGCGCCGACCCATGCCGCCCTTGATGTTGAGGGTATCGAGAGCTGGCTCGAGGGCTCGCTCGCCGAGCTTTCCGAAATCGCCGATGTCGGGTTCATCGTTCCTGTTGCGCATGGCGCGGCGGCCGCTCTGCTCGACGGTGATCAATTGGCGTTGCCGCCGGCGTGCTATGAGGAGTTTCCCCCGCCGCCGCTTTACGCCGAATATGATGCGCTGCGCGATCCCTTCGTCGACACCGGATCCCCACGATTCCCTGAAGGGCTGAACCTCGGCGCTCAGCTCTATCGGTTGGAAACCCTCGCGCCGCAGATTTGGCCGAGCGCGGGCGTACTTGTCACCTATCCGCAGTATTGGGCTTGGCGCCTATCAGGTATTGCTTCGACGGAGGTCACCAGTCTCGGCTGTCACTCGGATTTGTGGCGCCCCTTTGAGCGTCGCTTTTCCAATCTCGCGGTGAAGCGCGGATGGGCGGAGCGATTTGCGCCCCTCCGTGACGCGCGCGAAATATTAGGTCCAATCACGCGTGAGTGGGCGCATCGCACGGGTTTGCCTTCCGATTGCCAAGTGCTGTGTGGGGTTCACGATAGCAATGCCGCTTTCCACGGAGCGCGCGCGCATAGCGAACTCGCCGGCCGGGATGTCACGGTGATTTCGACGGGCACTTGGTTTGTCGCGATGCGCGCCCCGGCCCCGGAATCACCATTTGACCCTGGGCGGCTCTGCCCCGAGCGCGACACGCTGCTCAATGTGGATATCGACGGCAATCCAGCGCCTTCCGCCCGCTTCATGGGCGGCCGCGAGGTCGAGTTCTTAGTTGGTGGAGACGACAGTCCGCTCCGCGCCCCGGACTTTGTCCGCGATGTGGCGCCTAAAGCCATCTGCGACGTGCTGGTTAGCGGCAGCATGATAGCGCCCACTTTTGCACGCGGCGTGGGACCCTTCCCTAAACGGGAGGGACGCTGGGAAGGCCCAGAACTCAAGGGCGCAGCGCGTCGCGCTGCCGTCGGGCTCTATCTCGCACTCGTCGCGGACGCCTCGCTTTCGCTCATTGGTGCGTGCGATGCGATCGTGGTGGAGGGGCGCTTTGCAGAAGATGCAAGTTTTATCGGCATGCTCGCATCGCTTCGTTCCGATGCCGACGTGTACATCACGACTTCCAACGATGCGCTGGCGTTTGGAGCGCAACGCCTCGTCAATGACGCTCTAACGCCGCCTGAAGCGCTCAAAAAAGCGTCGCCTCTGCCCTATGAGGTGGGCGCTTATGCGTCGAGATGGAAGCATGCGCTCGTGGGGGGCAGAGAACGGGCATGA
- a CDS encoding bifunctional rhamnulose-1-phosphate aldolase/short-chain dehydrogenase: MSDTARCRGGIAFAVPTSRWSDEKAASLSAADLLLYRSNLLGSDLTVTNFGGGNTSAKLTNTDPLTGANARVLWVKGSGGDIGSMKRDGFATLYLDKLVQLEGLYRGFHLEDEMVALLPHCTFNLNTRAASIDTPLHALLPFEHVDHVHPDAVIALAASSGGEQSTEEIYEGQVGWLAWRRPGFQLGVDLRDYVRYHPHLRGVMLAGHGIICWGDSAKTCYENTIDLIARAATYLNAKLAKAPAFGGEVVTALGPAEREAAAIKLMPRLRGLMAGARGRIGHFSDDAETLEFVGSKEFQRLAAVGTSCPDHFLRTKIAPLALDPAKADSEGYLNEALEAYRCNYRAYYDRNAKPGDPAMRDPNPVVILLPGVGRFTFAGDKTTARLAGEFYANAINVMRGAEATGVYVGLPESEAYAIEYWTLEEAKLQRMPKPKPLAGKAALVTGAAGGIGAATATRLLDEGACVTLVDRDATALEAMHAALVQQFGKDVVASAVCDVTDELQVQAAFDVAVRAFGGLDIMVANAGLASSAPIEETSVALWKQNYDVLAQGYFLSARAAFPLMRRNRGSIIFIGSKNALAATPNASAYASAKAAAVHLARCLALEGAEAGIRVNVVNPDAVIRGSRIWDGEWRQQRAAAYGVDSGEELEEHYRKRSMLKLNVLPEDIAEAVLFFAGDASAKSTGNVINVDAGNAQAFVR; this comes from the coding sequence ATGTCCGATACCGCTCGATGCCGCGGAGGTATTGCCTTCGCCGTCCCCACTAGTCGCTGGTCCGACGAGAAGGCCGCTTCACTTTCCGCGGCAGACTTGCTGCTTTACCGCTCCAACCTGCTTGGCTCGGATCTCACGGTCACAAATTTCGGCGGCGGCAACACGTCGGCGAAACTTACCAATACCGATCCCCTGACAGGCGCGAACGCCCGTGTCCTTTGGGTGAAGGGTTCGGGCGGCGACATCGGATCGATGAAGCGAGACGGCTTCGCGACGCTCTACCTCGACAAACTCGTGCAGCTCGAAGGGCTCTATCGTGGCTTCCATTTGGAGGACGAGATGGTGGCCCTGCTGCCGCACTGCACCTTCAATTTGAATACGCGTGCCGCATCGATCGATACGCCTTTGCACGCGCTATTGCCTTTTGAACATGTGGATCATGTCCATCCCGATGCTGTGATTGCGCTGGCGGCGTCATCCGGCGGCGAACAATCCACTGAGGAGATATATGAGGGCCAAGTTGGCTGGCTTGCTTGGCGTAGGCCAGGGTTCCAGCTGGGTGTCGATCTGCGTGACTATGTGCGATACCACCCGCACCTGCGCGGCGTCATGCTCGCCGGGCACGGCATCATCTGCTGGGGCGACAGCGCCAAGACGTGCTACGAAAATACGATCGACCTCATTGCGCGCGCCGCGACGTATTTGAACGCCAAGCTCGCCAAGGCACCCGCGTTCGGCGGCGAAGTTGTGACCGCGCTGGGACCGGCGGAGCGCGAGGCCGCCGCCATAAAGTTGATGCCGCGACTACGCGGCCTGATGGCTGGCGCACGTGGTCGCATTGGTCATTTCAGCGACGATGCGGAAACCTTGGAATTCGTGGGCTCAAAGGAATTCCAGCGCCTCGCTGCAGTCGGCACATCCTGCCCTGATCATTTTCTGCGCACGAAGATTGCCCCGCTCGCGCTTGATCCGGCGAAGGCCGATTCAGAGGGCTATTTGAATGAAGCCTTGGAAGCCTATCGCTGCAACTATCGCGCTTATTATGACCGCAACGCCAAGCCAGGCGATCCGGCCATGCGCGATCCAAATCCGGTGGTGATTTTGTTACCGGGCGTTGGGCGCTTCACGTTCGCCGGCGACAAAACCACCGCGCGCTTAGCGGGTGAATTCTACGCCAACGCTATCAATGTGATGCGCGGCGCCGAGGCCACCGGTGTGTATGTGGGCCTGCCTGAAAGCGAAGCCTACGCCATCGAATATTGGACGCTAGAAGAAGCCAAGCTGCAGCGTATGCCAAAACCTAAGCCGCTGGCCGGCAAAGCGGCGCTCGTCACGGGCGCAGCCGGTGGCATCGGCGCTGCGACCGCAACACGGCTTTTAGACGAAGGCGCATGCGTCACGCTCGTCGACCGCGACGCAACAGCGCTAGAGGCGATGCACGCCGCTCTCGTACAACAATTCGGCAAAGATGTCGTCGCTTCCGCCGTTTGCGACGTCACTGATGAACTTCAGGTACAGGCGGCCTTCGACGTGGCGGTGCGCGCTTTCGGCGGCCTCGACATTATGGTCGCGAACGCGGGCCTCGCCTCCTCCGCACCGATCGAAGAGACAAGTGTGGCGCTCTGGAAACAGAATTACGACGTCCTCGCCCAGGGCTATTTTCTGTCCGCGCGCGCCGCCTTCCCCTTGATGCGCCGAAATCGGGGATCGATCATTTTCATCGGTTCAAAGAATGCATTGGCGGCGACGCCTAATGCATCCGCTTATGCTTCGGCTAAAGCCGCTGCGGTGCATTTGGCTCGCTGCTTGGCGCTGGAGGGCGCCGAAGCCGGTATTCGGGTCAACGTCGTCAATCCCGACGCGGTGATCCGCGGCTCACGCATTTGGGATGGCGAGTGGCGCCAGCAACGTGCGGCCGCCTACGGCGTCGATTCCGGCGAGGAATTGGAAGAGCATTACCGCAAACGTTCAATGCTGAAACTCAACGTATTACCCGAAGACATTGCGGAGGCTGTATTGTTCTTCGCGGGAGACGCCTCAGCAAAATCCACCGGCAACGTGATCAATGTTGACGCCGGCAACGCGCAAGCGTTCGTTCGGTAA
- a CDS encoding TIM barrel protein, giving the protein MIAPDLPIAMELIESHNTAHREVLEDDYDHLKRRLSRSGVDADKIKQRVKRLELATPTWGAGVGGTRFAKFPMPGEPTNIDEKLEDCAVVQQLGRNTPRVSPHFPWDWTEDPAALKDKAAALGLGFDAVNSNTFQDQSDQKRSYRYGSLTHTQAPTRDQAIEHNLACIEIGRKLGSKALTVWIGDGANFPGQQSLSKSFDRYLDSAAQIYSALPNDWFMLLEHKLYEPAFYSTVISDWGSSLLAAQELGPKAQCLIDLGHHAPNVNIEQIVARLDAAGKLGGFHFNDSKYGDDDLDSGSINPHQLFLIFNELVEAEARNSARFHPAYMIDQSHNITDPIESLLSSAEAIAAAFTHALVVNRDELAAAQDANDVMAAFQTLRRAYNHDVRPLLALARVEAGGAADPIALYRKSGWRDRKAQERRRASAAPGIV; this is encoded by the coding sequence ATGATCGCGCCCGATCTGCCCATCGCCATGGAACTGATCGAAAGCCACAACACAGCGCATAGGGAAGTGCTGGAAGACGATTACGATCATCTGAAGCGCCGCCTGAGCCGCAGCGGCGTTGATGCCGACAAGATCAAACAACGCGTCAAACGACTGGAACTTGCAACGCCGACGTGGGGCGCGGGCGTCGGCGGCACGCGCTTTGCGAAATTTCCGATGCCCGGCGAACCGACCAACATCGACGAGAAGCTCGAAGATTGCGCCGTAGTTCAACAACTTGGCCGCAACACCCCGCGCGTCTCACCGCATTTTCCGTGGGACTGGACCGAAGACCCGGCCGCGCTAAAAGACAAAGCCGCCGCGCTCGGCCTAGGCTTCGACGCGGTAAATTCAAATACTTTTCAGGATCAATCCGATCAGAAGCGTTCCTATCGTTACGGTTCGCTTACACACACGCAAGCGCCAACGCGTGACCAAGCCATCGAACACAATCTCGCATGCATAGAGATTGGCCGGAAACTCGGCTCTAAGGCGCTCACCGTCTGGATCGGCGATGGCGCCAATTTCCCAGGCCAGCAAAGCCTCTCGAAATCCTTCGACCGCTATCTCGACAGCGCCGCCCAGATCTACAGTGCGCTGCCAAACGATTGGTTCATGCTGCTGGAGCACAAACTTTACGAACCGGCGTTCTATTCCACCGTCATCTCTGATTGGGGCTCAAGCCTCCTCGCTGCTCAAGAACTCGGGCCCAAAGCGCAATGCCTCATTGATCTCGGACACCACGCTCCCAACGTCAACATCGAGCAAATCGTCGCCCGGCTGGATGCCGCGGGAAAACTCGGCGGTTTCCATTTCAATGATTCGAAGTATGGCGATGACGACCTGGATTCCGGCTCGATCAATCCCCACCAGCTCTTTCTAATCTTCAATGAACTCGTGGAAGCCGAAGCACGCAATAGCGCGCGTTTTCATCCGGCCTACATGATCGATCAATCGCACAATATAACTGATCCGATAGAAAGCCTGCTCTCGAGCGCGGAAGCTATCGCCGCCGCCTTCACACATGCGCTCGTCGTCAATCGTGATGAGCTGGCCGCCGCGCAAGACGCAAACGACGTCATGGCCGCCTTCCAAACCCTGCGGCGCGCCTACAACCATGATGTCAGGCCACTGCTCGCGCTCGCCCGCGTGGAAGCCGGCGGCGCCGCTGATCCAATCGCGCTCTACCGCAAAAGCGGTTGGCGCGATCGCAAGGCGCAAGAACGGCGACGTGCGTCCGCCGCACCAGGTATCGTATGA